A genome region from Macrotis lagotis isolate mMagLag1 chromosome 4, bilby.v1.9.chrom.fasta, whole genome shotgun sequence includes the following:
- the TLNRD1 gene encoding talin rod domain-containing protein 1, producing MASGTSGQATSEAASPPAPASAVGGGSQPRKRLVSVCDHCKGRMQLVADLLLLSSEARPVLAEGAGAGGESFEKCRDTIIARTKGLSILTHDVQSQLNMGRFGEAGDSLAELGELVVSLTECSAHAAYLAAVATPGAQPAQPGLVDRYRVTRCRHEVEQGCGLLRATPLADMTPQLLLEVSQSLSRNLKFLTDACALASEKSRDRFAREQFKLGVKCMSTSASALLACVREVKAAPSELARSRCALFSGPLVQAVGALVGFATEPQFLGRAASVSPEGKAVQTAILGGAMSVVSASVLLTQCLRDIAQHPDGGAKMTDHRERLRNSACAVSDGCNLLSQALRERSSPRTLPPVNSNSVN from the coding sequence ATGGCTAGCGGGACTTCGGGGCAGGCCACCAGCGAGGCGGCTTCCCCTCCGGCTCCCGCTAGCGCCGTCGGGGGCGGCTCGCAGCCGAGGAAGAGGCTGGTGTCCGTCTGCGACCACTGCAAGGGCAGGATGCAGCTGGTGGCCGACCTGCTGCTGCTGTCGAGCGAGGCGCGGCCGGTGCTGGCGGAGGGCGCGGGCGCCGGCGGCGAGTCCTTCGAGAAGTGCCGGGACACCATCATCGCCCGCACCAAAGGGCTGTCCATCCTGACTCACGACGTGCAGAGCCAGCTGAACATGGGCCGCTTCGGCGAGGCCGGGGACAGCCTGGCGGAGCTGGGCGAGCTGGTGGTCTCGCTGACCGAGTGCTCGGCCCACGCCGCCTACCTGGCGGCCGTGGCCACCCCGGGGGCGCAGCCGGCGCAGCCGGGCCTGGTGGACCGCTACCGAGTCACCCGCTGCCGGCACGAAGTGGAGCAGGGCTGCGGGCTGCTCCGCGCCACCCCCCTGGCGGACATGACGCCCCAGCTGCTGCTGGAGGTGTCCCAGAGCCTGTCGCGCAACCTCAAGTTCCTCACGGACGCCTGCGCGCTGGCCAGCGAGAAGTCCCGGGACCGCTTCGCCCGGGAGCAGTTCAAGCTGGGCGTCAAGTGCATGAGCACCAGCGCGTCGGCGCTGCTGGCCTGCGTGCGCGAGGTGAAGGCGGCGCCCAGCGAGCTGGCCCGCAGCCGCTGCGCGCTCTTCAGCGGGCCCCTGGTGCAGGCCGTCGGCGCCCTGGTGGGCTTCGCCACCGAGCCCCAGTTCCTGGGCCGAGCCGCCTCCGTCAGCCCCGAGGGCAAGGCGGTGCAGACCGCCATCCTCGGGGGGGCCATGAGCGTCGTGTCGGCCAGCGTGCTCCTGACCCAATGCCTCAGGGATATCGCCCAGCACCCCGACGGGGGCGCCAAGATGACGGACCACAGGGAAAGGCTGAGGAACTCGGCCTGCGCCGTCTCGGACGGCTGCAACCTGCTATCTCAGGCACTAAGGGAGAGGTCTTCGCCCAGGACTTTACCGCCAGTGAATTCTAATTCTGTgaattaa